The following are encoded together in the Candidatus Omnitrophota bacterium genome:
- a CDS encoding glutamine synthetase III, translating to MINELSEVKSNHSVADLYGKDVFSLKVMCNCLSEKAFKSISATMKEGGRLDPTIADEVAEAMKNWAVSKGATHFTHWFQPLTGTTAEKHDAFIDPDGEGGTVLKFSGKELIQGEPDASSFPSGGLRATFEARGYTGWDPTSPAFIKKGPEGATLCIPTFYIGYHGEALDKKTPLLRSMTALSKQVCRLANLFGIEIKGKRAYCTLGPEQEYFLIDKNHYEARIDLVQTGRTLFGSKPAKHQQQEDHYFGAVKPRVMAFMEDLDRTLWGLGIPSKTRHNEVAPAQYEMAPIFEDLNVGVDHNMIAMEVMRQLADKHGLVCLLHEKPFAGINGSGKHNNWSIVGPDGKNWLYPGKTPHDNAKFLTLLCAVIKAVDTYADLLRVTVASAGNDHRLGANEAPPAIVSIFLGDQLTDIIEQIEKGGAKTSKQGSAINIGVDSMPNLAKDTTDRNRTSPFAFTGAKFEFRAVGSNMNPSAANMVLNTIVAEAISDICNELETAKKSGKDFNASLQKILQSIIKNHKRVLYNGDNYVPEWHAEAKKRGLPNFKSTPEALEAIKLKKNIAVLVKHGVLSEKELASRYEINKHAYATVIDLEGNCALSMARTQLIPAAVEYQKELSETIKTVGASGKTTSQKKVLKTISGLIDEAFATCDTLEAAIHKHDSAKTNAAMVELRESIDALEGFVPSNIWPVPSYAEMLLMNAL from the coding sequence ATGATTAATGAATTATCTGAAGTAAAGAGTAACCATTCCGTCGCCGATCTTTACGGCAAAGATGTTTTTAGTCTTAAGGTGATGTGTAATTGTTTGTCAGAAAAGGCTTTTAAATCAATTAGTGCAACCATGAAAGAAGGCGGCCGCCTTGACCCTACTATTGCCGATGAAGTTGCTGAGGCAATGAAAAATTGGGCTGTTTCAAAAGGGGCAACACATTTTACGCATTGGTTTCAGCCTTTGACCGGCACTACCGCCGAAAAACATGATGCCTTTATTGATCCAGATGGAGAAGGCGGAACTGTTCTGAAATTTTCTGGCAAAGAGTTGATCCAAGGTGAGCCCGACGCATCAAGCTTTCCCTCAGGTGGTTTACGCGCCACATTTGAAGCCCGCGGTTATACAGGCTGGGATCCAACGTCCCCCGCCTTTATTAAAAAAGGGCCGGAAGGTGCCACACTTTGTATTCCAACTTTTTATATCGGCTACCATGGCGAAGCGTTAGACAAAAAAACACCTCTCCTTCGTTCCATGACAGCTCTTTCAAAACAAGTTTGTCGTCTGGCGAATTTGTTTGGCATTGAGATTAAAGGGAAACGTGCTTATTGCACGCTTGGCCCCGAACAGGAATATTTTCTAATCGATAAAAATCATTATGAAGCTCGTATTGATTTAGTTCAGACCGGCCGCACACTTTTTGGTTCCAAACCGGCCAAACATCAACAACAAGAAGATCATTATTTTGGCGCCGTTAAACCGCGCGTGATGGCTTTCATGGAAGACTTGGACCGCACATTATGGGGTTTAGGTATTCCTTCCAAAACACGCCACAACGAAGTTGCTCCCGCGCAATATGAAATGGCTCCGATCTTTGAAGATCTTAACGTCGGCGTTGATCACAATATGATTGCGATGGAAGTGATGCGCCAACTGGCTGACAAACACGGCTTGGTTTGTTTGTTGCACGAAAAACCTTTTGCCGGTATTAATGGCTCTGGAAAACATAATAACTGGTCTATTGTTGGCCCCGATGGAAAGAATTGGCTCTATCCTGGTAAAACACCGCACGATAATGCAAAATTTTTAACCCTGCTCTGTGCGGTTATTAAAGCTGTCGATACGTATGCTGATCTTTTGCGCGTCACGGTTGCTTCTGCCGGTAACGATCATCGTCTGGGTGCTAACGAAGCGCCGCCGGCGATTGTTTCAATTTTCTTAGGCGATCAATTGACGGATATCATTGAGCAGATCGAAAAGGGCGGCGCCAAAACATCCAAACAAGGAAGCGCTATTAACATCGGCGTTGATTCTATGCCAAACCTTGCCAAAGATACAACGGATCGTAATCGTACATCACCTTTTGCATTTACGGGTGCGAAATTCGAATTCCGCGCGGTTGGTTCCAATATGAACCCTTCCGCCGCCAACATGGTTTTAAATACCATTGTGGCCGAAGCAATTAGTGATATCTGCAATGAACTCGAAACAGCCAAAAAATCCGGTAAGGATTTTAACGCTTCTTTGCAAAAAATTCTGCAAAGCATTATCAAAAATCACAAACGTGTTCTCTATAATGGCGATAACTATGTTCCGGAATGGCATGCTGAAGCTAAAAAACGCGGGCTGCCGAATTTCAAATCGACCCCGGAAGCTCTGGAAGCCATCAAACTCAAAAAGAACATCGCGGTTTTGGTGAAGCATGGCGTTTTGAGCGAAAAAGAACTTGCGTCGCGTTATGAAATTAACAAACACGCTTATGCAACGGTGATTGACCTCGAGGGAAATTGCGCGCTTTCAATGGCCCGTACGCAATTAATTCCTGCGGCGGTTGAATATCAAAAAGAGCTCTCCGAAACGATTAAGACCGTCGGAGCAAGCGGCAAAACCACATCCCAGAAAAAGGTTTTAAAAACCATTTCCGGGTTGATTGACGAAGCCTTTGCAACTTGCGATACGTTGGAAGCGGCAATTCATAAACATGATTCTGCCAAAACCAACGCGGCGATGGTTGAGCTTCGTGAATCCATTGATGCGCTGGAAGGTTTTGTCCCGAGCAATATCTGGCCGGTACCGTCCTACGCAGAAATGCTTCTGATGAATGCGCTTTAA
- the gltB gene encoding glutamate synthase large subunit, translating to MKAQGLYDPFFEHDSCGVGFVVNMKGKKSHKIIQDALQILENLGHRGACGCDPKTGDGAGINIQISDAFFRKECSKNHITLPKEGDYAVGMHFMPTNSTERDTIEKWMGNIIRDEGQKFLGWRGVPHDGSVIGEVARSGKPEFRQLFIGRGADTPAERFDIKLHVIRKRLYQKIRQSELAQKGYYYLCSLSTKTIVYKGQLMANQLKQFFPDLNDPAMVSALAMVHSRYSTNTFPSWALAHPYRFICHNGEINTLRGNINWMHAREHQFSSKLLGSDLQKIFPIVIPLRSDSATFDNALEMLVLAGRSLPHAVMMMIPEAWSGHESMDEEKKAFYEYHSCLMEPWDGPASIAFTDGRYIGAVLDRNGLRPSRYLVTKDDVVIMASETGVLPIAPENVSRKGRLQPGKMFLIDTQEGRIIDDKELKHFYATRKPYGQWLKENLIHLKELPEPKKVFGLDEKTLVERQKVFGYTLEDLKMILPPMVTNGEEATGSMGADNPLAVLSDRSQPLFNYFKQLFAQVTNPPIDAIREEIVMSEDVFLGAEGNLLEETSEHCRRLKLSHPVVTNRELEKIRQVHKPGLKATTLPILFKSGDGTGGLEKSLSELFSAADAAIKKGFTILILSDRGVNRDNVPIPSLLACSGLHHHLVRQGTRTKVSLVLETGEAHEMHHFAVLIGYGANAINPYLVLETIASEIKKGVLPSDLSYDRAAKNFIKSTRKGLFKIISKMGISTIQSYCGAQIFEAVGLGQELIDKYFTATPSRIGGIDIKIIAEEMLRRHAQAYPALGDMEKILDPGGDYQWRQDGEYHQYNPETIPLLQFAVRSGRYETYKQYAKIINDRNKNLANIRGLLKFKKGNPIPLSEVEPASEIVKRFATGAMSYGSISKETHETLAIAMNRLGGFSNTGEGGEDAERFKPDANGDLRRSRIKQVAQGRFGVTIEYLVNGDQLQIKMAQGAKPGEGGQLPGHKVSEEIARTRYTMPGVQLISPPPHHDIYSIEDLAQLIHDLKNANSKADISVKLVSEVGVGTVAAGVAKGKSDHVLISGYEGGTGASPQTSIKHAGLPMELGIAETQQVLVMNDLRGRIRVQTDGQLKTGRDVAVVAMLGADEFGFSTLALISLGCVMLRKCHLNTCSVGIATQDPELRKNFTGKPEYVTNLFTFIAEECREIMAELGFRKFDDMVGCVDMLETKEAIDHWKAKGLDLTYVLHKPDVPAHVAIRHTSRQDHDLAGALDHELIKLCKDAIEHKKAVKLEIPIKNVNRTVGTMLSSEIARRYNLAGLADDTIKIKFTGSAGQSFGAFLAHGVTLTLEGDSNDYIGKGLSGGKIIVYPSKSATFIPEENILVGNVVLYGAVMGEAYFRGLAGERFAVRNSGAWAVVEGMGDHGCEYMTGGRVVVLGPTGRNFAAGMSGGIAYVWDKDKTFRNRCNLNMVELFPVQIESDIAELKTLIENHARYTQSSVAEFVLKNWNAVLPQFVKVYPNDYRRVLEEAAKVLEVKEEDLEKEVMSDM from the coding sequence ATGAAAGCACAAGGCCTTTACGATCCTTTTTTTGAACACGACAGCTGCGGGGTAGGGTTTGTCGTGAATATGAAAGGAAAAAAATCTCATAAGATCATCCAAGATGCTCTTCAGATATTGGAGAATTTAGGGCATCGCGGAGCTTGCGGCTGTGATCCTAAAACCGGGGACGGGGCGGGTATCAACATTCAAATTTCCGACGCTTTCTTTCGAAAAGAATGTTCCAAAAATCACATCACCCTTCCTAAAGAAGGCGATTATGCCGTCGGGATGCATTTTATGCCCACCAATTCTACCGAACGGGATACCATCGAAAAATGGATGGGCAACATTATCCGCGATGAAGGGCAGAAATTTTTAGGCTGGAGAGGGGTTCCTCACGACGGTTCTGTTATTGGGGAAGTGGCGCGCTCAGGCAAACCGGAATTCAGACAGCTTTTTATCGGCCGCGGCGCGGATACGCCTGCCGAACGATTTGATATTAAATTGCATGTTATCCGAAAAAGGCTTTATCAAAAGATCAGACAATCCGAGCTTGCCCAAAAAGGCTATTACTACCTTTGCAGTTTGTCGACGAAAACCATCGTCTACAAAGGCCAGCTGATGGCAAATCAGTTAAAGCAATTTTTCCCTGACTTAAATGATCCCGCCATGGTCTCTGCGTTAGCCATGGTCCATTCGCGTTACAGCACTAATACGTTTCCGTCATGGGCCTTGGCTCATCCGTACCGTTTTATCTGTCACAACGGCGAAATTAATACATTGCGCGGTAACATTAACTGGATGCATGCGCGTGAACATCAATTTTCTTCTAAGCTTTTAGGAAGTGACCTGCAGAAAATATTTCCGATCGTTATTCCTCTGCGTAGTGATAGCGCCACGTTTGATAATGCGCTAGAAATGCTGGTCTTAGCCGGACGCTCTTTGCCGCATGCCGTTATGATGATGATCCCCGAGGCATGGAGCGGACATGAGTCTATGGATGAGGAAAAAAAAGCTTTTTATGAGTATCATTCCTGTTTGATGGAACCCTGGGACGGGCCGGCATCGATTGCTTTTACCGACGGGCGTTACATCGGCGCTGTTTTGGATAGAAATGGGCTTCGTCCTTCCAGATATTTAGTCACCAAGGATGATGTTGTTATTATGGCTTCCGAAACGGGCGTGTTGCCTATTGCTCCGGAAAATGTTTCCAGAAAAGGGCGTTTGCAACCGGGAAAAATGTTCCTTATTGATACTCAAGAAGGCCGCATCATTGACGATAAGGAACTCAAACATTTCTATGCTACCCGAAAACCTTACGGTCAATGGCTTAAAGAAAATTTAATTCATCTTAAAGAATTGCCGGAACCAAAAAAAGTTTTTGGCCTTGATGAAAAAACGCTGGTGGAGCGCCAGAAGGTGTTCGGTTATACATTGGAAGATTTGAAAATGATCTTGCCTCCTATGGTGACCAACGGCGAAGAAGCGACGGGTTCTATGGGCGCGGATAATCCCTTGGCGGTTCTCTCAGACCGGTCTCAGCCTTTATTTAATTATTTTAAACAACTCTTTGCGCAGGTCACTAATCCGCCGATCGATGCTATCCGCGAAGAGATCGTCATGTCCGAAGATGTCTTTTTGGGCGCCGAAGGAAATCTTCTGGAAGAAACTTCCGAACATTGCCGACGGCTTAAATTATCACATCCGGTCGTGACCAATAGAGAGTTGGAAAAAATCCGTCAGGTCCACAAGCCCGGGCTTAAAGCGACGACATTGCCGATCCTTTTTAAATCTGGTGATGGGACCGGCGGCCTTGAAAAATCCTTAAGCGAACTTTTTTCTGCTGCTGATGCGGCCATCAAAAAAGGTTTTACGATCCTTATCTTGTCCGATCGTGGTGTTAATCGTGACAATGTTCCCATACCGTCTTTGCTGGCGTGCTCTGGGCTTCATCATCACTTAGTCCGTCAAGGAACGCGCACCAAGGTTAGCTTGGTTCTGGAAACCGGTGAGGCGCACGAGATGCACCATTTTGCGGTTTTGATCGGCTACGGCGCTAATGCCATCAATCCTTATCTTGTTTTAGAAACGATCGCAAGCGAGATTAAAAAAGGTGTTTTACCATCTGATCTATCTTATGACCGGGCCGCCAAGAATTTTATTAAAAGTACGCGTAAAGGATTGTTCAAGATCATTTCCAAGATGGGTATTTCTACCATTCAATCTTATTGCGGGGCGCAGATCTTTGAGGCGGTGGGTTTAGGGCAGGAATTGATCGATAAATATTTTACCGCCACACCTTCACGGATCGGCGGCATTGACATCAAGATCATCGCCGAAGAAATGTTGCGCCGCCACGCCCAAGCCTATCCGGCTTTAGGCGATATGGAAAAGATCCTTGATCCCGGCGGAGATTATCAGTGGCGTCAAGACGGTGAATATCATCAATATAATCCGGAAACAATTCCTTTATTGCAATTTGCGGTTCGAAGCGGCCGGTATGAAACTTATAAACAATATGCCAAGATCATCAATGACCGAAATAAGAATTTAGCCAATATTCGCGGGCTTTTGAAATTTAAAAAAGGAAACCCTATTCCCTTATCGGAAGTGGAACCGGCTTCTGAAATTGTAAAACGTTTTGCGACAGGTGCTATGTCGTATGGTTCTATTTCTAAAGAAACGCATGAGACGCTGGCCATTGCCATGAACCGTTTAGGCGGATTTTCCAATACGGGAGAAGGCGGCGAAGATGCCGAACGTTTTAAACCCGATGCCAACGGAGATTTGCGCCGAAGCCGCATTAAACAAGTTGCGCAAGGCCGGTTCGGCGTTACCATTGAATATTTAGTGAACGGCGATCAGTTGCAGATCAAAATGGCGCAAGGCGCTAAACCCGGTGAGGGCGGACAACTTCCTGGACATAAAGTGAGCGAAGAGATCGCCCGCACCCGCTACACAATGCCCGGCGTGCAGCTCATTTCTCCGCCGCCGCATCATGATATTTATTCTATTGAAGATTTGGCGCAACTGATCCATGATCTGAAAAATGCAAACTCAAAAGCTGATATTAGCGTCAAGCTTGTCTCTGAAGTTGGCGTGGGAACAGTGGCGGCCGGTGTGGCCAAGGGTAAATCCGACCATGTTCTTATCAGTGGTTATGAGGGCGGAACGGGAGCGAGCCCGCAGACGTCTATTAAACATGCCGGGCTTCCTATGGAATTAGGCATTGCCGAAACCCAGCAAGTTTTAGTCATGAATGATCTGCGCGGGCGTATCCGCGTTCAGACCGACGGCCAGCTTAAAACCGGCCGTGATGTGGCGGTGGTTGCTATGTTGGGTGCTGATGAATTTGGTTTTTCAACATTGGCACTCATTTCTTTAGGGTGCGTTATGCTTCGCAAATGCCATTTGAATACATGTTCCGTCGGTATCGCGACTCAAGATCCGGAACTTCGAAAGAATTTTACCGGAAAGCCTGAATACGTGACCAATCTCTTTACCTTCATTGCCGAAGAATGCCGTGAGATCATGGCTGAGCTCGGGTTTAGAAAGTTCGATGATATGGTTGGGTGCGTGGACATGTTGGAAACTAAAGAAGCCATCGATCATTGGAAAGCCAAAGGCCTCGATCTAACCTATGTGCTGCACAAGCCCGATGTGCCGGCGCATGTGGCGATTCGTCATACCAGCCGGCAAGATCATGATTTAGCGGGTGCTTTAGACCATGAGCTTATTAAACTTTGCAAAGACGCTATCGAACATAAAAAAGCGGTGAAATTAGAAATACCGATCAAAAATGTCAATCGTACCGTCGGGACGATGCTGTCCAGTGAAATCGCGCGGCGTTATAATCTGGCAGGGCTTGCGGATGATACGATCAAAATTAAATTTACCGGTTCCGCCGGACAAAGTTTCGGCGCCTTTTTGGCTCATGGCGTTACGCTGACTTTGGAAGGTGACTCCAATGATTATATCGGAAAGGGTTTATCCGGTGGAAAGATCATTGTTTATCCGTCCAAATCCGCCACGTTTATTCCGGAAGAAAATATTTTAGTCGGCAATGTGGTTTTGTATGGCGCGGTGATGGGTGAGGCTTATTTTCGCGGGCTGGCCGGAGAACGGTTTGCGGTTCGAAACAGCGGTGCGTGGGCTGTGGTGGAAGGCATGGGCGATCATGGATGTGAATATATGACCGGCGGACGTGTGGTGGTTTTAGGCCCGACGGGGCGAAATTTTGCCGCCGGGATGAGCGGAGGCATCGCCTATGTTTGGGATAAAGATAAAACGTTTAGGAATCGTTGTAATTTAAACATGGTGGAGCTTTTTCCGGTCCAGATAGAATCCGATATTGCTGAATTAAAGACATTGATAGAAAATCATGCGCGTTATACGCAAAGCTCGGTTGCTGAATTTGTTTTAAAGAATTGGAATGCAGTTTTGCCGCAATTCGTCAAAGTGTATCCGAACGATTACCGTCGTGTTTTAGAAGAAGCCGCTAAAGTTTTGGAAGTCAAAGAGGAAGATTTGGAAAAAGAAGTAATGTCGGATATGTAA
- a CDS encoding NAD+ synthase has translation MIRIALAQINPTVGDLKGNALKIIDFIRKAQAANADIVAFPELAVCGYPPEDLLLKEHFISENIKTLKDIAAHAKKISVIVGFVDRDKKKNIYNAAALLSDRRIKGIYHKEQLPNYGVFDEKRYFTAGTKNPIFSVKGIKFAVNICEDIWLETGPHKTQVKKGAKFLINISSSPYHAGKLHERQALLKTRANQVKAPIFYVNIVGGQDELVFDGASMIFDKKGKTIAAGKQFEEDMIFADIPLDAQTKNKSPRPLGEIEEIYKALTLGTRDYIRKNGFKKVTIGLSGGIDSALVAAIAVDAVGQENVTAVSMPSQYSSLETISDARKIAKNLGIRFLEIPIMKVFSVFLETLDHEFKGQAKDITEENLQARIRGNILMAFSNKFGWLVLTTGNKSEIATGYCTLYGDMAGGFAVIKDVPKTTVYKLAKYRNSLNSNAVIMQSIIDRAPTAELRENQKDQDTLPEYDLLDKILSDYVEADKSLSDINKKINNAKVIKDVMRLVDRSEYKRRQAPPGVKITPRAFGRDRRFPIVNQYREF, from the coding sequence ATGATACGCATCGCCTTAGCGCAAATCAATCCTACCGTCGGTGATCTTAAGGGAAATGCCTTAAAGATCATTGATTTTATCCGAAAGGCTCAAGCAGCTAACGCGGATATTGTCGCCTTTCCGGAATTAGCCGTTTGCGGTTATCCGCCGGAAGATCTGCTTTTAAAAGAACATTTCATCAGCGAAAATATCAAAACTCTTAAAGACATCGCTGCCCATGCAAAAAAAATTTCCGTGATCGTTGGTTTTGTAGATAGGGATAAAAAGAAGAATATTTATAATGCCGCGGCTTTACTTTCCGATAGGCGCATCAAAGGAATTTATCATAAAGAACAGCTTCCCAATTACGGTGTTTTTGACGAAAAAAGATATTTTACGGCAGGCACAAAAAATCCTATTTTTAGCGTTAAGGGAATAAAATTTGCCGTCAATATTTGTGAGGATATTTGGCTTGAAACGGGGCCGCATAAAACTCAAGTTAAAAAAGGCGCTAAATTTCTTATCAATATCTCTTCATCACCGTATCACGCGGGAAAACTGCACGAGCGCCAGGCGCTTTTAAAAACCAGAGCCAATCAGGTGAAAGCGCCCATTTTTTATGTGAATATCGTTGGAGGGCAGGACGAACTTGTCTTTGACGGCGCTAGCATGATCTTTGATAAAAAAGGAAAAACCATTGCCGCCGGAAAACAATTTGAAGAGGATATGATCTTTGCGGATATTCCTTTGGACGCGCAAACTAAAAATAAATCACCACGGCCATTAGGGGAAATCGAAGAAATTTATAAAGCGCTAACTTTAGGTACGCGTGATTATATCCGTAAAAACGGATTTAAAAAGGTAACCATTGGTTTAAGCGGAGGCATTGATTCCGCGCTGGTCGCGGCGATTGCCGTTGATGCTGTTGGTCAAGAAAATGTCACGGCTGTTTCCATGCCGTCGCAGTATTCGTCTTTAGAAACGATCAGTGACGCGCGTAAAATAGCCAAAAATCTGGGAATAAGATTCTTAGAAATTCCCATCATGAAGGTTTTTTCTGTCTTTTTAGAAACATTGGATCATGAATTTAAGGGACAAGCCAAAGACATTACCGAAGAAAACCTTCAAGCGCGCATTCGCGGCAATATTTTAATGGCTTTCTCTAATAAATTCGGCTGGCTGGTTTTAACGACGGGCAATAAAAGCGAAATTGCCACGGGGTATTGCACGCTTTACGGCGATATGGCGGGAGGTTTCGCGGTCATTAAAGATGTTCCTAAAACAACCGTGTACAAATTAGCCAAGTATCGTAATTCTTTGAATTCCAATGCCGTTATTATGCAAAGCATTATTGACCGCGCTCCGACGGCAGAATTGCGGGAAAATCAAAAAGACCAAGATACACTTCCCGAATATGATCTTTTGGATAAAATTTTAAGCGATTATGTGGAAGCGGACAAAAGTTTAAGCGATATCAATAAAAAGATCAATAACGCAAAAGTCATTAAAGATGTGATGCGTTTAGTGGACCGAAGCGAGTATAAACGCCGCCAGGCTCCGCCGGGTGTTAAGATTACGCCAAGAGCTTTTGGCCGGGATCGGCGATTTCCTATCGTCAATCAATACCGTGAGTTTTAA
- a CDS encoding type 1 glutamine amidotransferase: protein MILIIKHIAVEGPGTIASFFQKKKTLKTIELSAGDPLPRDLKGVEAVIVMGGPMNVDEEDKYPFLRDENIFIQNVLKKEIPYLGICLGSQLLAKASGAKVAKSPVEEIGWFKVSLEKDPIFENLENNIDVFQWHGDTFDIPKSGKLLATATGCHHQALKVGTNAYGLQFHVEVTGRIIDSWIKAHFKGDTRKQKSEEMISTYLKLKSAFNRNAETVYQNFEKIIEQSKQ from the coding sequence ATGATTTTGATCATTAAACATATTGCTGTGGAAGGGCCGGGGACCATTGCGTCGTTCTTTCAAAAGAAGAAAACACTAAAAACAATTGAGCTTAGCGCTGGCGATCCGTTACCTCGCGACCTAAAAGGCGTTGAGGCCGTGATCGTCATGGGCGGCCCGATGAATGTTGACGAAGAAGACAAATATCCGTTTCTTAGAGATGAAAATATTTTTATCCAGAACGTCTTAAAGAAAGAAATTCCGTATTTGGGTATTTGTTTGGGAAGTCAGCTTTTAGCCAAGGCCTCCGGAGCGAAAGTTGCCAAGTCACCGGTAGAAGAGATTGGCTGGTTTAAGGTTTCTTTAGAGAAAGATCCGATCTTTGAGAATTTAGAAAACAATATTGATGTTTTTCAGTGGCATGGGGATACATTCGATATTCCCAAGAGTGGAAAACTTTTAGCGACGGCCACCGGATGCCATCATCAAGCGCTAAAAGTAGGAACAAATGCTTACGGACTTCAATTTCATGTTGAAGTAACGGGCAGGATCATTGATAGCTGGATAAAAGCACATTTTAAAGGCGACACGCGAAAACAAAAATCAGAAGAAATGATAAGCACTTATTTAAAACTCAAAAGTGCTTTTAATAGAAATGCAGAAACTGTGTACCAGAATTTTGAAAAGATTATTGAGCAAAGTAAGCAGTAA
- a CDS encoding glutamate synthase subunit beta, protein MGDIKGFMKYNRQDFDKQPAAERVKHWKEFTASPSDEDLRKQGGRCMDCGIPFCQQGCPIGNIIPDWNDLVYRDRWLEAIERLHKTNNFPEFTGRVCPAPCENSCTLAINRPPVTIKNIELSIIEKAYEKGWVRPQPPKFRTGKKVAVIGSGPAGLACADQLNKSGHSVTVYEKNEYLGGLLALGIPDFKLEKWVIDRRTNRMRDEGVVFKTKVNVGKDISSKELAKKYDAVVLCGGAEAPRDLQVAGRELQGVYQAMEYLPQQNRINRGQSIDSKTKINAQGKKVIVLGGGDTGSDCVGTANRQGALSVKQFELLPEPPKERGANNPWPQWALIKRKSTSHEEGVEQDYCIMTKRLSGEGGKLKKLHAVRLEFGAKDPKTGRAEMKEVLGSEFTVDADLIFLAMGFLGPVKSGMIEELGVALDERGNVKTNEHKMTSVPGVFAAGDMRRGQSLVVWAINEGRSAAVGVDSWLLAQKKK, encoded by the coding sequence ATGGGTGATATAAAAGGTTTTATGAAATATAATCGGCAGGATTTTGATAAACAGCCTGCGGCTGAGCGCGTAAAGCATTGGAAGGAATTTACGGCTTCTCCTTCTGACGAAGATTTGCGCAAACAAGGCGGGCGCTGCATGGATTGTGGTATTCCGTTTTGTCAACAAGGCTGTCCGATTGGAAACATTATTCCCGATTGGAATGATCTGGTCTATCGTGACCGCTGGTTAGAGGCCATCGAGCGGCTTCATAAAACGAATAATTTCCCGGAATTTACCGGCCGCGTCTGTCCGGCACCTTGCGAAAATTCTTGTACTTTGGCGATCAATCGCCCTCCTGTCACCATTAAGAATATTGAACTTTCCATTATTGAAAAAGCGTATGAAAAAGGCTGGGTGAGGCCGCAACCGCCGAAATTCCGTACCGGAAAAAAAGTAGCAGTGATCGGCTCCGGCCCGGCGGGCTTAGCTTGCGCGGATCAACTTAACAAATCCGGACACAGTGTTACGGTCTATGAAAAAAATGAATATTTAGGCGGGCTTTTAGCGCTGGGCATTCCGGATTTTAAATTAGAAAAATGGGTCATAGACCGCCGAACTAACCGCATGCGTGATGAAGGTGTTGTTTTCAAAACAAAAGTCAACGTGGGGAAAGATATTAGCAGTAAAGAACTTGCTAAGAAATATGATGCGGTTGTTCTCTGCGGCGGCGCAGAAGCACCGCGCGACTTGCAGGTTGCGGGCCGTGAACTTCAAGGCGTTTATCAAGCGATGGAATATTTGCCTCAGCAAAACCGTATCAATCGCGGACAGAGCATTGACTCTAAAACGAAAATTAACGCGCAAGGTAAAAAGGTCATTGTCTTAGGCGGCGGTGATACCGGTTCAGATTGCGTCGGGACCGCTAATCGGCAAGGAGCTCTCTCGGTCAAACAATTTGAACTTCTTCCCGAACCGCCCAAAGAGCGCGGCGCCAATAATCCTTGGCCGCAATGGGCGCTGATCAAAAGAAAATCGACGTCACACGAAGAGGGTGTTGAGCAGGATTATTGCATTATGACCAAACGTTTATCGGGTGAAGGCGGAAAGTTAAAGAAGCTTCATGCTGTGCGCCTGGAATTTGGAGCCAAAGATCCAAAAACCGGACGCGCCGAGATGAAGGAAGTTTTGGGGTCAGAATTTACGGTTGATGCCGATCTTATTTTTCTGGCCATGGGATTTTTAGGCCCTGTTAAGTCGGGGATGATCGAAGAATTGGGCGTTGCGTTAGATGAGCGTGGTAATGTTAAAACCAATGAACATAAGATGACTTCTGTTCCGGGTGTTTTTGCCGCCGGAGATATGCGCCGAGGCCAATCGCTGGTCGTTTGGGCGATTAATGAAGGCCGCAGTGCCGCCGTCGGCGTTGACAGCTGGCTTTTAGCTCAAAAGAAGAAATAA
- a CDS encoding helix-turn-helix domain-containing protein, with protein sequence MTTDTINQYFSTVQSGQIYRCVIETTEKMLIEKALAQSSGNQLIAARILGLNRNTLRTKIKKLKIDFRGFKL encoded by the coding sequence ATGACAACGGATACCATTAATCAATATTTCTCAACGGTGCAAAGCGGACAGATCTACCGTTGCGTTATCGAAACGACCGAAAAAATGCTGATCGAAAAAGCGTTGGCACAATCATCCGGTAATCAACTGATCGCGGCCAGGATCTTGGGGCTCAACCGTAATACATTACGTACCAAAATAAAAAAGCTTAAAATTGATTTTCGGGGATTCAAACTATGA